The Lactuca sativa cultivar Salinas chromosome 2, Lsat_Salinas_v11, whole genome shotgun sequence genome includes a window with the following:
- the LOC111903296 gene encoding uncharacterized protein LOC111903296, whose translation MIIVMDDLDMHGIENNHLDEENHQFGSIDSEILHNKENQSETQDMNDIGNDHYDEGNHQFSSGDSEILHNDGNQSEIQVQSDNVAAQYGSCKQFIGADGSLFWIPEVEASWIPTLGSIFKDIKDAIKWYKGYALRSGFDIRKSTERKKSGITTSKYFICNRGGLPNTSTLDTISDDHNKQLRNSNCKRTNCKAFVAFKVIPHSLEVYL comes from the exons ATGATAAtagttatggatgatttggatATGCATGGCATCGAAAACAATCATCTCGATGAAGAAAATCATCAGTTCGGTTCTATTGATTCAGAGATTCTTCATAACAAGGAAAATCAATCGGAAACCCAAG ATATGAATGACATCGGAAATGATCATTACGATGAAGGAAATCATCAATTCAGCTCTGGTGATTCAGAGATTCTGCATAATGATGGAAATCAATCGGAAATCCAAG TTCAAAGTGACAATGTTGCAGCACAATATGGCTCTTGCAAACAATTCATTGGAGCTGATGGTTCTTTATTTTGGATTCCAGAGGTTGAAGCTAGTTGGATACCTACTTTGGGTTCAATTTTTAAAGATATCAAAGATGCTATTAAGTGGTATAAAGGATATGCATTAAGATCTGGTTTTGATATTAGAAAATCAACAGAGAGGAAAAAGAGTGGAATCACAACTTCGAAATATTTTATATGCAATAGAGGGGGATTGCCAAACACTTCTACCTTAGACACAATTAGTGATGATCATAACAAGCAATTGAGAAATAGTAATTGTAAACGCACAAATTGCAAAGCTTTTGTTGCATTCAAAGTTATACCACATTCTTTAGAAGTTTACCTGTAG